A DNA window from Capnocytophaga sp. ARDL2 contains the following coding sequences:
- the aroC gene encoding chorismate synthase, producing the protein MSGNTFGKNFRLTTFGESHGVVIGGIIDGCPSNVVLNFEKIQQELDRRKPGQSTLVTQRKESDTVSFLSGIWEEKTTGTPIAFQISNENVKSKDYDVYADVFRPSHADYTYFQKYGIRDYRGGGRSSARETACRVVAGAIAKQLIPAIEIQAFTSSIGKIKLEKDYTHYDLSTVEQSLVRCPDAEKSAEMEAYIQKLKKAGDTTGGVITCVIKNVPIGLGTPIFDRLEADLAKAMLSINACKGFQIGSGFQGTELLGSQHNDLQNEDGTTKTNHAGGILGGISNGMDIYFDVAFKPVATLLQKQNMLSKDGTIVEVQGKGRHDACVVPRAVPIVEAMVALVLVDAMWEFNKR; encoded by the coding sequence ATGAGCGGAAATACCTTTGGAAAAAATTTTCGATTGACGACTTTTGGCGAGTCACATGGTGTAGTTATTGGTGGAATCATCGATGGTTGTCCGTCTAATGTTGTGTTGAATTTTGAAAAAATTCAACAAGAATTGGATAGACGCAAACCTGGGCAATCAACCCTCGTTACACAACGAAAAGAGTCGGATACTGTTTCATTTTTATCAGGAATTTGGGAAGAAAAAACCACAGGAACGCCCATTGCTTTTCAAATCTCAAATGAAAATGTAAAATCGAAAGATTACGATGTTTATGCCGATGTGTTTCGTCCAAGCCATGCCGATTATACCTATTTTCAAAAATATGGCATTAGAGATTATAGAGGAGGAGGTCGTAGCTCGGCTCGTGAAACCGCTTGTAGAGTAGTTGCGGGTGCTATTGCTAAACAATTGATTCCAGCTATTGAAATTCAAGCATTTACTTCGTCGATTGGTAAGATAAAATTAGAAAAAGATTATACTCATTACGATTTATCAACCGTAGAACAATCGTTGGTTCGCTGTCCTGATGCTGAAAAATCAGCCGAAATGGAAGCATATATTCAAAAATTGAAAAAAGCAGGTGATACCACTGGTGGTGTGATTACCTGCGTGATAAAAAATGTTCCCATTGGTTTAGGAACTCCTATTTTCGACCGTTTGGAGGCAGATTTAGCAAAGGCAATGTTGTCTATCAATGCGTGTAAAGGTTTTCAAATAGGAAGTGGTTTTCAAGGTACGGAATTATTGGGAAGTCAGCATAATGATTTGCAAAACGAAGACGGAACTACAAAAACCAACCACGCAGGTGGAATTTTGGGTGGCATTTCCAACGGAATGGATATATATTTTGATGTCGCATTCAAACCCGTTGCCACTTTGTTACAAAAACAAAACATGCTTTCCAAAGACGGAACTATCGTGGAAGTGCAAGGAAAAGGCAGACACGATGCCTGTGTAGTACC